The proteins below come from a single Papaver somniferum cultivar HN1 chromosome 11, ASM357369v1, whole genome shotgun sequence genomic window:
- the LOC113321979 gene encoding probable serine/threonine-protein kinase PBL7 isoform X2, translating into MGWFPCSGNSTKKSKKKNTTLLDQKKPTCSEKIKINPTVDTRKGSRENSVNGGSNISAHTFPFCELAAATKNFREDCLLGEGGFGRVYKGRLESTNQVVAIKQLDREGLQGNREFLVEVLMLSLLHHTNLVSLIGYCADGDQRLLVYEYMPLGSLEDHLHDPPPDKKRLDWKTRMKIAAGAAKGLEYLHDTANPPVIYRDLKCSNILLGEGYHPKLSDFGLAKLGPVGDNTHVSTRVMGTYGYCAPEYAMTGQLTLKSDVYSFGVVLLELITGRKAIDNSKLVKEQNLVAWARPLFKDRKSFPQMADPTLQGQYPVRGLYQALAVAAMCVQEQPTMRPLIADVVTALSYLASQEYTPHTCTAPSTPPRTRREISDKRLNVGSSGSGFERDQTCR; encoded by the exons ATGGGATGGTTTCCTTGTTCTGGTAATTcaacaaaaaaatctaaaaagaagAACACTACCCTCCTTGATCAGAAAAAACCTACTTGTTCAG agaaaataaaaatcaatcccACCGTGGATACAAGGAAGGGATCCAGGGAGAATTCTGTAAACGGAGGATCTAATATCTCAGCTCATACATTTCCATTTTGTGAATTAGCAGCTGCCACGAAGAACTTCAGGGAAGATTGTCTATTGGGTGAAGGGGGTTTTGGGAGAGTTTATAAAGGTCGACTCGAAAGCACCAACCAG GTTGTGGCTATCAAACAACTTGATCGCGAGGGTTTGCAAGGGAACAGGGAATTTCTTGTTGAAGTTTTGATGTTAAGCCTACTTCACCATACCAATCTTGTTAGCTTAATCGGGTATTGTGCTGATGGTGATCAACGACTTTTGGTCTACGAGTACATGCCTTTAGGGTCTCTGGAAGACCATCTACATG ATCCTCCACCTGATAAGAAACGACTAGACTGGAAAACACGAATGAAAATAGCAGCTGGTgcagcaaaagggttggaatatTTACATGACACGGCAAATCCTCCCGTTATATATCGTGATCTAAAATGCTCAAATATTTTACTTGGGGAGGGGTATCATCCGAAATTGTCTGATTTTGGCTTAGCGAAGCTGGGGCCCGTAGGGGATAACACCCATGTATCTACTAGGGTGATGGGTACATATGGCTATTGCGCACCAGAGTATGCAATGACTGGCCAGCTAACATTGAAATCAGATGTTTATAGCTTCGGGGTTGTGCTATTGGAACTTATTACAGGAAGAAAGGCAATTGACAATTCAAAACTTGTTAAAGAACAAAACCTGGTTGCTTGG GCACGTCCACTGTTTAAAGACAGGAAATCGTTTCCGCAGATGGCTGACCCAACACTCCAAGGTCAGTATCCGGTGAGAGGTTTGTATCAAGCACTTGCAGTTGCTGCAATGTGTGTTCAGGAGCAACCAACCATGCGACCCTTAATAGCAGACGTGGTTACAGCTTTGTCTTACCTTGCCTCGCAAGAATATACCCCTCATACATGCACGGCTCCATCTACTCCACCTCGTACCAGAAGGGAGATTAGTGATAAGCGACTCAATGTAGGCAGTAGCGGAAGTGGATTTGAAAGAGACCAGACTTGCAGATGA
- the LOC113321979 gene encoding probable serine/threonine-protein kinase PBL7 isoform X1, with product MGWFPCSGNSTKKSKKKNTTLLDQKKPTCSEKIKINPTVDTRKGSRENSVNGGSNISAHTFPFCELAAATKNFREDCLLGEGGFGRVYKGRLESTNQVVAIKQLDREGLQGNREFLVEVLMLSLLHHTNLVSLIGYCADGDQRLLVYEYMPLGSLEDHLHADPPPDKKRLDWKTRMKIAAGAAKGLEYLHDTANPPVIYRDLKCSNILLGEGYHPKLSDFGLAKLGPVGDNTHVSTRVMGTYGYCAPEYAMTGQLTLKSDVYSFGVVLLELITGRKAIDNSKLVKEQNLVAWARPLFKDRKSFPQMADPTLQGQYPVRGLYQALAVAAMCVQEQPTMRPLIADVVTALSYLASQEYTPHTCTAPSTPPRTRREISDKRLNVGSSGSGFERDQTCR from the exons ATGGGATGGTTTCCTTGTTCTGGTAATTcaacaaaaaaatctaaaaagaagAACACTACCCTCCTTGATCAGAAAAAACCTACTTGTTCAG agaaaataaaaatcaatcccACCGTGGATACAAGGAAGGGATCCAGGGAGAATTCTGTAAACGGAGGATCTAATATCTCAGCTCATACATTTCCATTTTGTGAATTAGCAGCTGCCACGAAGAACTTCAGGGAAGATTGTCTATTGGGTGAAGGGGGTTTTGGGAGAGTTTATAAAGGTCGACTCGAAAGCACCAACCAG GTTGTGGCTATCAAACAACTTGATCGCGAGGGTTTGCAAGGGAACAGGGAATTTCTTGTTGAAGTTTTGATGTTAAGCCTACTTCACCATACCAATCTTGTTAGCTTAATCGGGTATTGTGCTGATGGTGATCAACGACTTTTGGTCTACGAGTACATGCCTTTAGGGTCTCTGGAAGACCATCTACATG CAGATCCTCCACCTGATAAGAAACGACTAGACTGGAAAACACGAATGAAAATAGCAGCTGGTgcagcaaaagggttggaatatTTACATGACACGGCAAATCCTCCCGTTATATATCGTGATCTAAAATGCTCAAATATTTTACTTGGGGAGGGGTATCATCCGAAATTGTCTGATTTTGGCTTAGCGAAGCTGGGGCCCGTAGGGGATAACACCCATGTATCTACTAGGGTGATGGGTACATATGGCTATTGCGCACCAGAGTATGCAATGACTGGCCAGCTAACATTGAAATCAGATGTTTATAGCTTCGGGGTTGTGCTATTGGAACTTATTACAGGAAGAAAGGCAATTGACAATTCAAAACTTGTTAAAGAACAAAACCTGGTTGCTTGG GCACGTCCACTGTTTAAAGACAGGAAATCGTTTCCGCAGATGGCTGACCCAACACTCCAAGGTCAGTATCCGGTGAGAGGTTTGTATCAAGCACTTGCAGTTGCTGCAATGTGTGTTCAGGAGCAACCAACCATGCGACCCTTAATAGCAGACGTGGTTACAGCTTTGTCTTACCTTGCCTCGCAAGAATATACCCCTCATACATGCACGGCTCCATCTACTCCACCTCGTACCAGAAGGGAGATTAGTGATAAGCGACTCAATGTAGGCAGTAGCGGAAGTGGATTTGAAAGAGACCAGACTTGCAGATGA